A single Prevotella sp. E15-22 DNA region contains:
- a CDS encoding Do family serine endopeptidase, which produces MKKIGNYAVSALSVTAIVFSVATFCEIKAEPKEPEVQEMSVATAVQPVDLTYAAEKALPTVVHIKYVQNSKIQTVEVQSDPFDDFFSDPFGGFFGRGQRGQGGTRRQQVQTPKRTATGSGVIISADGYIVTNNHVVDGADELTVTLHDNKEYSARIIGTDKTTDLALIKIDGKNLPAIRIANSDNVKVGEWVLAIGNPLGLNNTVTAGIISAKARTLGANGVESFIQTDAAINAGNSGGALVNTNGELVGINAMLYSQTGSYSGYGFAIPTTMMNKVVEDLKKFGTVQRAMIGISGRDVKTQVDLEKEEGKEATDYGTMEGIYVGEVVDGSAASEAGIEKGDIITEVDGQKVTKFGDLSGIIAQKRPGDKITLTYLHNKKKQTKIVTLRNEQGNTKVVKNADLDVLGADFREINKAQKEQLEISYGLEVIKVNGGKMKEAGVPKGFIIQRINDEAMKTIDDLQEIVKEVSTSKEPVLIIKGIFPTGKRGYFVVQLQND; this is translated from the coding sequence ATGAAAAAGATTGGTAACTATGCAGTATCCGCACTGAGTGTGACTGCCATTGTTTTCTCGGTAGCAACGTTCTGCGAAATTAAAGCAGAACCAAAAGAACCGGAAGTTCAGGAAATGTCAGTAGCTACAGCAGTACAGCCTGTAGACCTAACTTATGCAGCAGAAAAAGCTCTGCCAACAGTAGTACATATAAAATATGTGCAGAACTCAAAGATCCAGACCGTTGAGGTTCAGAGTGATCCCTTCGACGATTTCTTCAGTGATCCTTTTGGAGGATTCTTCGGACGCGGTCAGCGCGGACAGGGGGGTACACGCAGACAGCAGGTACAAACACCTAAGCGCACCGCCACGGGTTCAGGTGTCATCATCTCGGCCGATGGTTATATCGTAACAAACAACCATGTTGTGGATGGTGCTGACGAATTGACAGTGACGCTGCACGACAACAAAGAATATTCTGCACGCATTATCGGAACCGACAAAACGACAGACCTAGCTCTGATTAAGATTGACGGTAAGAACCTTCCTGCTATTCGAATCGCCAACAGCGACAACGTAAAGGTGGGCGAATGGGTACTGGCCATCGGCAATCCACTTGGATTAAACAATACGGTAACAGCTGGTATTATCTCAGCCAAAGCACGTACACTGGGAGCCAACGGCGTGGAAAGTTTTATCCAGACGGATGCTGCTATTAATGCAGGCAACTCAGGTGGTGCACTGGTCAACACCAACGGTGAGCTTGTAGGCATCAACGCCATGCTCTATTCACAGACTGGCTCATACAGTGGTTACGGTTTCGCCATCCCTACGACGATGATGAATAAGGTAGTTGAGGACCTTAAGAAATTTGGCACCGTACAACGTGCTATGATTGGTATCAGTGGACGCGATGTCAAGACCCAGGTGGACCTGGAGAAGGAAGAAGGTAAAGAAGCCACCGACTATGGCACAATGGAAGGCATCTATGTGGGTGAAGTCGTTGACGGCAGTGCTGCGTCTGAGGCTGGTATCGAAAAGGGCGACATTATCACCGAAGTCGACGGCCAGAAAGTAACGAAGTTTGGCGACCTCTCAGGCATCATCGCCCAAAAACGTCCTGGTGATAAGATAACACTTACTTATTTGCACAATAAAAAGAAGCAAACTAAGATTGTTACACTACGTAACGAACAAGGCAATACCAAGGTAGTTAAGAATGCCGATCTCGACGTACTAGGTGCCGATTTCCGCGAGATTAACAAGGCGCAGAAGGAGCAACTTGAGATTTCATACGGACTGGAAGTCATTAAGGTCAACGGCGGCAAAATGAAAGAGGCTGGCGTACCTAAAGGGTTCATCATCCAACGCATTAACGACGAAGCAATGAAGACCATCGATGATCTGCAGGAAATAGTGAAAGAAGTATCAACATCAAAAGAGCCTGTTCTCATAATAAAGGGAATTTTCCCCACAGGAAAACGTGGATATTTTGTTGTACAATTACAAAATGACTAA
- a CDS encoding YihY/virulence factor BrkB family protein has product MNFSKLKEIYQVVIRTAYLAVRFFTTKRVLNQASALTYSTLLAIVPILAVVFAIARGFGYNKYIEVWFRDSFSSQPQVAETMIGFVNSYLVHTKSGIFLGVGLVFMLYTVMMLVSNIENTFNSIWQVKKKRSIFRTITDYLAMFFLFPIVIVVSSGLSIFLATMANSMTDFLLLGHAVRFFIDLAPYVLMSLMFMGLYVFMPNTHVKFKNAIVPGILSGIAMQLVQFFYIHSQMWVTGYNAIYGSFAALPLFMLWVQISWTICLFGVELTYTSQNLDYYDYESNTEDISHRYQMLLSAILMSRICKSFADGKSAPTADDLREQTSIPIRVVNDLLYKLCEAHLVLEVSTDEKGEASTFVPAESLDNLNVGVMMDRLEAQGHWNLKLPINRLLTKKWGSVVSMRSDFFNRASSVRLEDIVL; this is encoded by the coding sequence ATGAACTTTAGTAAACTGAAAGAGATCTATCAAGTAGTTATCCGTACGGCCTATTTAGCAGTACGTTTTTTTACTACAAAGCGTGTGTTGAATCAAGCCTCAGCGCTCACTTATTCCACACTCCTTGCTATCGTGCCCATTCTTGCAGTAGTTTTTGCTATTGCTCGTGGATTTGGCTATAATAAATATATAGAGGTGTGGTTTCGTGATTCTTTTTCATCGCAACCGCAAGTCGCCGAGACTATGATTGGTTTCGTCAATAGCTATCTGGTGCATACAAAGAGTGGTATTTTTCTTGGTGTTGGACTAGTGTTTATGCTATATACGGTGATGATGCTTGTGAGTAATATTGAAAACACATTTAATTCGATATGGCAGGTAAAGAAAAAACGTAGTATTTTTCGTACGATTACCGACTATTTGGCTATGTTTTTCTTGTTTCCAATTGTCATCGTTGTGTCATCTGGCCTTAGTATTTTCCTTGCAACGATGGCTAATTCCATGACGGACTTTTTGTTATTGGGACATGCTGTTCGCTTTTTTATTGATTTGGCTCCTTATGTCCTTATGTCATTGATGTTTATGGGACTATACGTTTTTATGCCAAACACGCATGTAAAATTTAAAAACGCGATTGTTCCAGGTATTCTTTCTGGTATAGCAATGCAGTTGGTTCAGTTCTTTTATATACATTCTCAAATGTGGGTTACTGGATACAATGCAATATATGGTTCTTTTGCGGCACTTCCTTTGTTTATGCTTTGGGTTCAGATTTCGTGGACGATTTGTTTATTTGGCGTAGAGTTGACATATACGTCACAAAACCTTGACTATTATGATTATGAATCAAATACAGAAGATATTAGTCATAGATATCAGATGTTGTTGTCTGCTATTCTGATGTCGCGCATCTGTAAAAGTTTTGCAGATGGAAAATCTGCACCTACGGCAGACGATTTGCGAGAACAGACAAGTATACCTATTCGTGTTGTGAATGATTTGCTGTATAAATTATGTGAGGCGCACTTGGTTTTGGAAGTTTCTACTGATGAAAAAGGTGAGGCATCAACGTTTGTTCCTGCAGAGAGCCTTGATAATCTTAATGTGGGGGTGATGATGGATCGTTTAGAAGCACAAGGACACTGGAATCTTAAACTACCTATTAATAGGTTGCTTACGAAGAAATGGGGTAGTGTGGTTTCTATGCGTTCTGATTTCTTTAATCGTGCTAGCTCTGTACGTCTTGAAGATATTGTATTATGA